In Lujinxingia litoralis, a single window of DNA contains:
- a CDS encoding ArnT family glycosyltransferase — protein MARVVAALVVAMSAVLVIGSAGNLGIWEPWESGAVRLAMEVDAEAPVEEEGAEAEAAREPAATPDEGRFSGLRLWLLSSQVDAQPVVESGEIGRAERSARAPVMIMGLLLLLGVWLWTRRFLGERAGAMSAVVLATTPAMILGAIFVSGPMALMFTSSLAVLGLLAVALTSQARREASEETSGLKLSAADYGWLGMGAATLALAVWEAGVVGLALPVLTLGLVALLEWRARGGGRPVGRVLLHWPGLVWVAPALVTLVLLGQEQGFGHLLSQMAFAEDVNASGTFAWWLRQIGFGFFPWFALSFAAYGYMSWRLAGESEGDGEPVDVGSAAIARVLMLWPAVAFVVMVIGGRWGHASYAAFVPLALGVGWALSDRRYWDELRLKPQLYLLIALSVIFVVMMLGKDLERFPPRLVELVTGGQDELGLGEDYELGRALKLWKYGYVALLAAYFAGALSWLVFAWRDLKVFWAWLGRSWRTWRGKEEAPQRQEPVSEAAEVALESPGEVRAAEREAFRQGSGPLQRLAAFAEGYRGLVIVATLGALSWALLLVGVFLPDLDSNLSNRKVVASYLEVRQDDEPLLRYGFDASDSDFYVRGLESIAHARAFNARFADEERFFALIPRDRLAAVHSDVRRAHKADLVVVDNSSSTMVLVSNQLGPGEVDQSPLAGVLLDALPESASPITVENTPGESPEFNRQIALIGYELNKKGAEGQPPVYAWGEELEMTLYFETLRRVTSDQEIFVHIDTPGNRIGADHDPVGGHYPTNRWLEGDIVSDRHSLTIDRYSTPGTYTIWMGFYRGEKRMQVTPRKGQDGQNRVKVATIEIEAF, from the coding sequence ATGGCGAGAGTCGTTGCCGCGTTGGTCGTGGCCATGAGTGCGGTGTTGGTGATCGGGAGCGCGGGCAACCTGGGCATCTGGGAGCCCTGGGAGTCGGGGGCGGTGCGTCTGGCGATGGAGGTCGACGCCGAGGCCCCGGTCGAGGAGGAGGGCGCCGAGGCTGAGGCCGCCAGAGAACCCGCCGCGACGCCGGATGAGGGACGCTTCTCGGGGCTGCGGCTCTGGCTCTTAAGCTCTCAGGTCGATGCACAGCCGGTGGTGGAGTCTGGCGAGATCGGTCGGGCCGAGCGCAGCGCCCGCGCGCCGGTGATGATCATGGGGCTTTTGCTCCTGCTCGGGGTCTGGCTCTGGACGCGCCGCTTTCTCGGGGAGCGCGCCGGCGCGATGAGCGCGGTGGTGCTGGCGACGACGCCGGCGATGATCCTGGGGGCGATCTTTGTGTCGGGACCCATGGCGCTGATGTTCACCAGCTCGCTGGCGGTGCTGGGGTTGCTGGCCGTGGCGCTGACGTCGCAGGCGCGGCGTGAGGCCTCGGAGGAGACCTCGGGCCTGAAGCTCTCGGCGGCCGACTACGGCTGGCTGGGCATGGGCGCGGCCACGCTGGCGCTGGCGGTGTGGGAGGCCGGCGTCGTGGGCCTGGCCCTGCCGGTGCTCACCCTGGGGCTGGTCGCGCTGCTGGAGTGGCGCGCCCGCGGGGGCGGTCGCCCGGTGGGGCGCGTGTTGCTCCATTGGCCGGGGCTTGTGTGGGTGGCGCCGGCCCTGGTGACGCTGGTGCTTTTGGGCCAGGAGCAGGGCTTTGGCCACCTCTTAAGCCAGATGGCGTTTGCCGAAGACGTGAACGCATCGGGGACCTTCGCCTGGTGGCTGCGCCAGATTGGGTTTGGGTTCTTCCCCTGGTTTGCGCTCTCGTTTGCGGCCTACGGCTACATGAGCTGGCGCCTTGCTGGCGAGTCGGAGGGCGATGGCGAGCCGGTTGATGTGGGGAGTGCCGCGATCGCGCGGGTGCTGATGCTCTGGCCGGCGGTGGCCTTTGTGGTCATGGTGATCGGCGGGCGCTGGGGCCACGCCAGCTACGCGGCCTTTGTGCCGCTGGCGCTGGGCGTGGGCTGGGCGCTCTCGGATCGGCGCTACTGGGATGAGCTGCGCCTGAAGCCTCAGCTCTACCTCCTGATCGCGCTCAGCGTGATCTTTGTGGTCATGATGCTGGGCAAAGATCTGGAGCGCTTCCCGCCGCGCCTGGTCGAGTTGGTGACCGGCGGACAGGATGAGCTGGGCCTTGGCGAGGACTACGAGCTGGGGCGCGCGCTCAAGCTGTGGAAGTACGGGTATGTGGCGCTGCTGGCGGCCTATTTTGCCGGGGCGCTGAGCTGGCTGGTCTTTGCCTGGCGCGATCTCAAGGTGTTCTGGGCCTGGCTGGGGCGCAGCTGGCGCACCTGGCGCGGCAAGGAGGAGGCGCCACAGCGTCAGGAGCCGGTGAGCGAGGCCGCCGAGGTGGCGTTGGAGAGCCCTGGCGAGGTGCGTGCGGCCGAGCGCGAGGCCTTCCGCCAGGGCTCGGGGCCGCTGCAGCGCCTGGCGGCCTTTGCCGAAGGGTATCGAGGCCTGGTGATCGTGGCCACGCTCGGGGCGCTGAGCTGGGCCCTGCTTCTGGTCGGGGTGTTTTTGCCCGATCTCGATTCTAACCTCTCCAACCGCAAGGTCGTGGCCAGCTATCTGGAGGTGCGTCAGGACGATGAGCCCCTCTTGCGTTATGGCTTCGACGCCAGCGACTCCGACTTCTATGTGCGGGGGCTGGAGTCGATCGCCCACGCCCGCGCGTTCAATGCGCGTTTTGCGGATGAGGAGCGCTTCTTTGCGCTGATCCCCCGCGATCGCCTGGCCGCGGTGCACTCCGATGTGCGTCGTGCCCATAAGGCCGACCTGGTGGTGGTCGATAACAGCTCATCGACGATGGTGCTGGTGAGCAACCAGCTGGGCCCGGGCGAAGTCGATCAGAGCCCGCTGGCCGGCGTGCTGCTCGACGCGCTGCCCGAGAGCGCCTCGCCGATCACCGTGGAGAATACGCCGGGCGAGTCGCCGGAGTTTAATCGGCAGATCGCGCTGATCGGTTATGAGCTCAACAAGAAGGGCGCTGAGGGGCAGCCGCCGGTGTACGCCTGGGGCGAAGAGCTGGAGATGACCCTCTACTTCGAGACTCTGCGGCGAGTGACCAGCGATCAGGAGATCTTCGTGCATATCGACACTCCCGGAAATCGCATCGGGGCGGATCACGATCCGGTGGGCGGTCATTACCCGACCAACCGCTGGCTGGAGGGCGATATCGTGAGCGATCGCCACAGCCTGACCATCGATCGCTACTCGACGCCCGGGACCTACACCATCTGGATGGGCTTTTACCGGGGTGAGAAGCGCATGCAGGTCACCCCGCGTAAGGGCCAGGATGGCCAGAACCGGGTGAAGGTGGCCACGATTGAGATTGAGGCGTTCTGA
- a CDS encoding tetratricopeptide repeat protein, with amino-acid sequence MSINRNKVLTAAQKHIRKGNWDKALKEYVLLAEDDPSDLRALLKCGDLYVKLDRIEEALTSYKTVADRYAQQDMYEKAIAVYKQAQRLDQDDVALHHAIGECYFRLGRLKDALRSFHQAQRMYKEAGDAERQRQMLEHMVRIDAEDVGLRIQLAERYTRDGLNDQALDAFSFCATKLDDEGRHDELLQVLERMLFLTPQRHDLRKRVVRLHLDRRDEQSALQHLQMLFRELPEDIETLEMLGDTFERLGRDDKAVLVLLSLPALYTAAHREADASNVWRRIARLDPSNARAREALGAGASSQESGARRAAQHTPVPAYETDQVEFLDDDLDELDDIEFLDDEPEPALAPAAYASSVPTPAPSAPTAPSAPTATAPAPQTSSEEAFVDITNEVEFLDEESAPELVEIEPLPRQPVSESEVRQMLSECQVFLKYGLYDKAIAAINAALERSPQSLVAHQQLLDLARATGDRQSAYRTLITLAELTVDTPLRAYDFLHEALEVAPNPRAVHVRAQALGLDLTTPPTSDDIAEISIDALEVVDATEEPGTVQVDVERIDEFVEPLPPDDEDDLLFLDDSVVDFLPPSEEFDAPDAVSAALETLDSAFGTANEALETGLDQPTDAADPLSMGDIESIEEFGDFEDIEDFDDFDDVESLELSDIQEIDIGLFDEVGAASSVVSDDELAFETDDVVEMELGHDVADLDALDFSALDDAPVADAPSVNALFADVEADDIFEDLFGDMVSGGDVNIGGDDPMGEMAEIDFFIQQGLTDEAAEALTAFEAQNPHHPGLAKRRAQLMQVRGGLGAADNPFGARSLSQKFNPSAANPTGKVPAPDFSTVVNSNMELGIAYREMGLFNEALDEFRQATDDPEAADAATYQIALCERDLGHGDQAHQTLNELLSRDTLSHALREAAGNTLREISDLVS; translated from the coding sequence GTGTCGATCAACCGTAACAAAGTGCTCACCGCGGCTCAGAAACACATCCGCAAGGGCAACTGGGATAAGGCCCTCAAGGAGTATGTGCTCCTGGCCGAAGACGATCCCTCCGATCTTCGCGCGCTGCTGAAATGCGGCGACCTCTACGTCAAACTCGATCGGATCGAGGAGGCGCTCACCTCGTACAAAACCGTGGCCGACCGCTACGCCCAGCAGGACATGTACGAGAAGGCCATCGCCGTCTACAAACAGGCCCAACGCCTGGATCAGGACGACGTGGCCCTGCATCACGCCATCGGTGAGTGCTACTTCCGGCTGGGCCGGCTCAAAGACGCGCTGCGCTCCTTTCATCAGGCCCAGCGCATGTACAAAGAGGCCGGTGACGCCGAGCGGCAGCGTCAGATGCTCGAACACATGGTCCGCATCGACGCCGAGGATGTGGGCCTGCGCATTCAACTGGCCGAACGCTACACCCGCGATGGTCTCAACGATCAGGCGCTGGATGCCTTTAGCTTCTGCGCCACCAAACTCGATGACGAGGGGCGTCACGACGAGCTCTTGCAGGTGCTGGAGCGCATGCTCTTTTTGACCCCGCAACGCCACGACCTGCGCAAGCGGGTCGTGCGCCTGCACCTGGATCGCCGCGACGAGCAAAGCGCCCTGCAGCACCTGCAGATGCTCTTTCGGGAGCTTCCCGAAGATATCGAAACCCTGGAGATGCTCGGCGACACCTTCGAGCGCCTCGGGCGTGATGACAAAGCCGTCCTGGTGCTCCTCTCGCTGCCCGCGCTCTACACTGCGGCCCACCGAGAGGCCGATGCCTCCAATGTCTGGCGTCGTATCGCGCGCCTCGATCCCTCCAACGCCCGGGCCCGCGAGGCCCTGGGTGCGGGGGCATCCTCCCAGGAGAGCGGCGCGCGGCGCGCGGCGCAGCACACCCCGGTGCCGGCCTACGAGACGGACCAGGTCGAGTTTCTCGACGACGATCTCGACGAGCTCGACGACATCGAGTTTCTCGATGACGAGCCCGAGCCGGCCCTGGCCCCGGCCGCCTACGCCTCGTCGGTGCCAACCCCGGCGCCCTCGGCTCCGACCGCGCCCTCGGCTCCGACCGCAACCGCGCCGGCGCCGCAGACCTCCTCGGAGGAGGCCTTTGTCGACATCACCAACGAGGTGGAGTTTCTCGACGAAGAGAGCGCCCCGGAGCTCGTGGAGATCGAGCCGCTCCCACGCCAGCCGGTCAGCGAAAGCGAAGTCCGGCAGATGCTCAGCGAGTGTCAGGTCTTTTTGAAGTACGGCCTCTACGACAAAGCCATCGCCGCGATCAACGCCGCGCTGGAGCGCTCCCCTCAAAGCCTGGTGGCCCATCAGCAGCTCCTCGATCTGGCGCGTGCCACCGGGGATCGGCAGAGCGCGTACCGCACGCTGATCACCCTGGCCGAGCTCACCGTCGACACCCCGCTGCGCGCCTACGACTTCCTGCATGAGGCCCTGGAGGTCGCGCCCAACCCGCGGGCCGTGCACGTCCGCGCGCAGGCCCTGGGACTGGATCTCACGACGCCGCCGACCAGCGACGACATCGCCGAGATCTCCATCGACGCCCTCGAAGTCGTCGACGCCACCGAGGAGCCGGGCACCGTCCAGGTCGACGTCGAGCGCATCGACGAGTTTGTCGAGCCCTTACCCCCCGACGACGAAGACGATCTTCTCTTCCTCGACGACTCGGTGGTCGATTTTCTGCCTCCCTCCGAAGAGTTCGACGCTCCCGACGCGGTGAGCGCCGCGCTGGAGACGCTGGATTCGGCTTTTGGCACCGCCAACGAGGCCCTGGAGACCGGCCTCGACCAGCCCACCGACGCCGCCGACCCCCTCTCGATGGGCGACATCGAGAGCATCGAAGAGTTTGGTGATTTCGAAGACATCGAAGATTTCGATGATTTCGACGATGTGGAGTCCCTGGAGCTCTCCGACATCCAGGAGATCGACATCGGCCTCTTCGATGAGGTCGGCGCCGCCTCCAGCGTGGTCTCCGACGATGAGCTGGCCTTTGAGACCGACGACGTGGTCGAGATGGAGCTGGGCCACGATGTGGCCGACCTCGACGCCCTCGACTTCTCGGCCCTCGACGACGCGCCGGTCGCAGATGCCCCCAGCGTCAACGCCCTCTTCGCCGATGTGGAAGCCGACGACATCTTCGAGGACCTCTTCGGCGACATGGTCTCCGGGGGCGACGTCAACATTGGCGGCGACGACCCGATGGGAGAAATGGCCGAGATCGACTTCTTCATCCAACAGGGGCTCACCGACGAGGCTGCCGAGGCCCTCACCGCCTTCGAAGCGCAGAACCCGCATCACCCGGGCCTGGCCAAGCGCCGCGCCCAGCTGATGCAGGTGCGCGGCGGCCTGGGCGCGGCCGACAACCCCTTTGGGGCGCGCAGCCTCTCACAGAAGTTCAACCCCAGCGCGGCCAACCCCACCGGCAAGGTCCCGGCCCCCGACTTCTCCACCGTGGTCAACTCCAACATGGAGCTGGGCATCGCCTACCGCGAGATGGGGCTTTTTAACGAAGCGCTCGACGAGTTCCGACAGGCCACCGACGACCCGGAGGCCGCAGACGCCGCCACCTACCAGATCGCGCTCTGCGAACGGGATCTGGGACATGGCGACCAGGCCCACCAGACCCTCAACGAGCTTTTGAGCCGAGACACCCTCAGCCACGCACTCCGAGAGGCTGCCGGGAACACGCTGCGCGAAATCTCCGATCTTGTCTCCTGA
- the efp gene encoding elongation factor P, whose amino-acid sequence MISTQDFRKNLKIEVDGEPYVIIDCQHVKPGKGVAFVKTRIKSLVSGRVLDQTYRSGDKVDTPNLESRTMQYLYPEDVHYVFMDTDTYEQLRLSKDAVSDVIPFLKDNLEVDVLFHNGNAISVEPPTFVILEVTQTDPGFKGDTAQGATKPATLETGHVVQAPLYLEMGQFVKVDTRTGEFVERVNK is encoded by the coding sequence ATGATCAGCACCCAGGACTTTCGTAAAAACCTTAAAATCGAGGTCGATGGTGAGCCCTACGTCATCATCGACTGCCAGCACGTCAAGCCCGGCAAAGGTGTGGCCTTTGTAAAAACCCGCATCAAGAGCCTGGTTTCCGGTCGCGTCCTGGATCAGACCTACCGCAGCGGTGACAAGGTCGATACGCCCAACCTCGAATCGCGCACCATGCAGTACCTCTACCCCGAAGACGTCCATTACGTGTTTATGGACACCGACACCTACGAGCAGCTTCGCCTGAGCAAAGATGCCGTCAGCGACGTCATTCCCTTCCTCAAAGACAACCTGGAAGTGGATGTGCTCTTCCACAACGGCAACGCGATCAGCGTGGAGCCGCCCACCTTTGTGATCCTGGAAGTCACCCAGACCGATCCGGGCTTCAAAGGCGACACCGCGCAGGGCGCCACCAAGCCCGCCACGCTGGAGACCGGCCACGTCGTTCAGGCCCCGCTCTACCTGGAGATGGGCCAGTTCGTGAAGGTCGATACCCGCACCGGCGAATTTGTGGAGCGCGTCAACAAATAA
- a CDS encoding helix-turn-helix domain-containing protein, with protein MTRRHKARVSPRSLAEVRRARGWTQRELAAQLGVCSTTVSVWERRGLPATRLTQVAELLGVDSAELLAGQPRAPRSQPRASWVPAGQLAHARMERDALRRAYEELSEDLNATIVVLADALEFYADYGSYMLADESRLRLHRGGYRRAILEDGGLRARQALGEDL; from the coding sequence ATGACGAGGAGACACAAGGCAAGGGTGAGCCCGCGGTCGCTGGCTGAGGTTCGGAGGGCCCGGGGCTGGACGCAGCGTGAACTCGCCGCGCAGCTCGGGGTCTGCAGTACAACGGTGAGTGTCTGGGAGCGGCGAGGATTGCCGGCCACTCGTCTCACTCAGGTGGCGGAGCTTTTGGGGGTGGACAGCGCCGAGCTGCTGGCGGGTCAGCCACGGGCTCCGCGCTCCCAGCCGAGGGCCTCCTGGGTGCCGGCCGGACAGCTGGCCCATGCGCGGATGGAACGCGATGCGTTACGCCGGGCCTACGAGGAGCTTTCCGAGGATCTCAACGCCACGATCGTGGTGTTGGCCGATGCGCTGGAGTTTTACGCGGACTACGGCAGCTACATGTTGGCCGACGAGTCACGGCTTCGCCTGCATCGCGGGGGATATCGGCGCGCGATTCTGGAGGACGGTGGTTTGCGAGCTCGTCAGGCCCTGGGAGAAGATCTCTGA
- a CDS encoding helix-turn-helix domain-containing protein, which produces MSKDGCFIRTCVLSRSGARAFLLARFPRPLLMLSLAIRDIRTQRGLTQQELADAIGVSKMTISRWERQPPPEDRLPEIARALQCSVRALLERAAGQAVESLRLECSHVRSDAEANAWRNAIALARLSPEITLMLTTLPAFLDPDSGVVALTSHELITRANLPENWVREHWNTVVTGPWVERLGSVEWALKLVFPPKS; this is translated from the coding sequence ATGTCAAAGGACGGTTGCTTTATCAGGACCTGCGTACTATCGAGATCCGGTGCCCGCGCGTTCCTCCTCGCCAGATTTCCCAGGCCATTGCTCATGTTAAGCCTCGCCATCCGAGACATCAGGACGCAGCGCGGACTCACGCAACAAGAGCTGGCCGACGCGATCGGCGTCTCAAAAATGACGATCTCCCGATGGGAGCGACAACCTCCTCCCGAAGATCGCCTCCCCGAGATCGCCCGTGCCCTCCAGTGCAGTGTCCGCGCTCTGCTAGAACGTGCCGCTGGCCAGGCGGTGGAATCCCTACGCCTTGAGTGCTCTCACGTACGAAGCGACGCCGAAGCCAACGCCTGGCGAAATGCCATTGCTCTGGCCAGACTTTCCCCAGAGATCACGCTGATGCTGACCACGCTTCCGGCGTTCCTGGATCCGGATTCGGGGGTGGTCGCCCTGACCAGCCACGAACTGATCACCCGGGCAAATCTGCCGGAAAACTGGGTTCGCGAGCACTGGAATACCGTGGTGACAGGTCCCTGGGTCGAACGCCTGGGTTCGGTCGAGTGGGCATTGAAGCTGGTCTTTCCTCCCAAGAGCTAA